The Meles meles chromosome 6, mMelMel3.1 paternal haplotype, whole genome shotgun sequence genome has a window encoding:
- the LCMT2 gene encoding tRNA wybutosine-synthesizing protein 4, whose protein sequence is MGPRSRERRAGAIQSTNDSSALSKSSLAAHGYVLDPFAALLVPGTARRTPLIHRGYYVRACAVGHCVRAFLERTCAAPSTLPPQILSLGAGSDSLYFRLKSAGHLAGAAVWEVDFPDVARRKAERIQDTPELCALTGPFQTRDPASALCFESVDYRLLGVDLRQLSRLDQALAAAGLNAVAPTLLLAEVVLTYLEPKDAAALIAWAAQRFPDAIFVTYEQMRPHDAFGQVMQQHFRQLNSPLHGLDRFPDVEAQKHRFPQAGWTACCAVDMNEFYRCFLPSEERQRVENLEPFDEFEEWHLKCAHYFILAASRGDTLFETLVFPPSEVFPRIDPASPSGVFPASVVTSASRGPNLKRYGHASVLLNRNIILSAGGFGEQEGRHCRVSKFHLLSRYGDFEWKSNQIRRCETGTQWDGRLYHTMTRLSDTEVLVLGGRLSPVTPALGILQLGISKSKDNTTKDLNVKITKVNPEDFTLSCWRHSTTEVSYDNQKYLFVYGGRSVVEPVLSDWHFLHTGTMAWVNIPVEGEAPEGRHSHSACSWQGGALIAGGLGASEEPLSSVLFLKPISCGFLWESIIIQPPITPRYSHTAHVLNGKLLLVGGVWIHSSSVPGVTVIDLTTGLSSEYQIGTTCVPWPLMLHNHTSILLPEEQQLLLLGGGGNCFSFGTYLNPHTVTLGLSSLHAGQ, encoded by the coding sequence ATGGGCCCGCGGAGCCGCGAGCGTCGGGCTGGAGCAATACAGAGCACTAATGACAGCAGCGCCCTCAGCAAGAGCTCCCTGGCCGCGCACGGGTACGTACTCGACCCCTTTGCCGCGCTGCTCGTTCCGGGGACCGCGCGGCGCACGCCGCTCATCCACCGCGGATACTACGTCCGCGCATGCGCCGTGGGGCATTGCGTACGCGCCTTCCTGGAACGGACATGCGCGGCACCGAGTACTCTTCCACCCCAGATCTTGTCGCTGGGAGCGGGTTCAGATTCGCTGTATTTTCGCTTGAAATCTGCGGGCCATTTGGCCGGCGCTGCAGTCTGGGAAGTAGATTTTCCGGACGTGGCCCGGCGCAAGGCAGAGAGGATTCAAGATACGCCGGAGCTGTGTGCGTTAACAGGGCCTTTCCAGACCAGGGACCCAGCCTCAGCGCTGTGCTTTGAGAGTGTGGACTACCGCCTCCTAGGGGTGGACCTGCGACAACTCTCGCGTTTGGATCAGGCCCTGGCCGCCGCTGGCCTTAACGCGGTCGCACCCACTCTGCTTCTAGCTGAAGTTGTGCTGACCTACCTTGAGCCGAAAGATGCCGCGGCCCTCATCGCCTGGGCAGCCCAGCGTTTTCCTGATGCCATTTTCGTGACTTACGAGCAGATGAGGCCGCATGACGCCTTTGGCCAGGTCATGCAGCAGCATTTTCGGCAGCTCAATTCTCCCCTGCATGGTCTAGACCGCTTTCCCGACGTGGAGGCCCAGAAGCACCGCTTCCCGCAGGCTGGCTGGACTGCCTGCTGTGCCGTGGACATGAATGAATTCTATCGCTGCTTTCTCCCCTCAGAAGAACGCCAGCGCGTGGAGAATCTTGAACCTTTTGATGAGTTTGAGGAGTGGCATTTGAAGTGCGCCCACTATTTCATTCTGGCCGCTTCTAGAGGAGACACTCTCTTCGAAACTCTGGTGTTTCCACCCTCAGAGGTGTTCCCTCGAATAGATCCTGCTTCTCCATCAGGCGTCTTCCCTGCCAGTGTAGTCACTAGTGCAAGCAGGGGCCCAAACCTTAAGAGATATGGGCATGCCTCTGTCCTTTTGAACCGAAACATTATTCTTAGTGCAGGAGGATTTGGAGAGCAGGAAGGGCGGCATTGCCGAGTGAGCAAGTTTCACTTGCTCTCAAGATATGGTGACTTCGAATGGAAAAGCAACCAAATACGCAGGTGTGAGACTGGAACCCAGTGGGATGGGCGCCTGTATCACACCATGACAAGACTTTCAGACACTGAGGTTTTGGTTCTTGGAGGGAGACTGTCCCCAGTAACTCCAGCCTTGGGGATTCTCCAACTTGGTATCTCTAAGAGTAAGGATAATACGACCaaggacctaaatgtaaaaataacaaaGGTGAATCCAGAAGATTTCACGTTGTCATGTTGGCGGCATTCAACAACAGAAGTGTCCTATGACAATCAGAAATACTTGTTTGTGTATGGGGGTCGAAGTGTGGTAGAACCTGTACTAAGTGACTGGCATTTCCTACATACGGGGACAATGGCTTGGGTCAATATCCCCGTAGAGGGGGAAGCACCTGAAGGTCGGCATTCACACAGTGCCTGCAGCTGGCAAGGGGGAGCCCTTATTGCTGGAGGTCTGGGTGCTTCTGAGGAGCCGCTAAGCTCTGTACTCTTTCTAAAACCAATCTCTTGTGGATTCCTCTGGGAATCCATAATCATCCAGCCTCCCATTACACCAAGGTACTCCCACACAGCTCATGTGCTCAATGGGAAGCTTCTACTAGTTGGAGGGGTCTGGATTCATTCTTCCTCAGTTCCTGGAGTGACTGTAATTGATTTGACTACAGGATTGAGCTCTGAGTATCAGATTGGCACAACATGTGTGCCATGGCCATTAATGTTACACAATCATACCAGCATCCTCCTTCCTGAAGAGCAGCAGCTCCTGCTCCTTGGAGGTGGTGGGAACTGCTTTTCCTTTGGCACCTACTTAAACCCCCATACAGTGACATTAGGCCTTTCTTCCTTACATGCTGGACAGTAG